From a single Vibrio sp. BS-M-Sm-2 genomic region:
- the dgcA gene encoding N-acetyl-D-Glu racemase DgcA has product MKITAEPITIAMQTPFRISRGSRTECHVVRVYIEHDGKQAQGECTPYPRYGESSESVLAQIQQAASSLEMAFERGMSDPEELRDHLQSSLTGGAARNAIDCALWDYQAQQNDQIFPNSLFELPKQIVTAMTVSIGTPEAMATQARDYVANGAKLLKVKLDGEQVVERVRAVREAAPEVKIVLDANEAWTGLNLEELFNQLTEFDIAMIEQPLPQQHDASLAHIKHPIPLCADESCHTTSQLSSLLGKYEMVNIKLDKTGGLTEALALAEEAQRLGFTLMSGCMLGTSLAMRAALPIAVQSEIVDLDGPVLLGQDVSPALTYQDGMIIL; this is encoded by the coding sequence ATGAAGATTACAGCAGAACCCATTACTATCGCGATGCAAACGCCTTTCCGAATATCTCGAGGCAGCCGTACTGAGTGTCACGTTGTTCGTGTTTACATTGAACATGACGGCAAACAAGCGCAAGGTGAGTGTACGCCTTACCCACGCTATGGCGAGTCATCGGAGTCTGTGCTGGCGCAAATTCAACAAGCTGCTAGCTCTCTTGAAATGGCCTTTGAGCGTGGCATGAGCGACCCTGAAGAATTACGAGATCATCTTCAGTCTTCATTGACCGGAGGCGCTGCGCGTAATGCTATCGATTGTGCGCTTTGGGATTATCAAGCGCAGCAGAACGACCAGATCTTTCCGAATAGCTTGTTCGAGTTACCTAAGCAGATTGTTACCGCAATGACAGTCTCGATTGGCACACCAGAAGCGATGGCAACTCAAGCTCGAGATTATGTAGCGAACGGTGCGAAACTTCTAAAAGTTAAGCTTGATGGTGAGCAAGTAGTAGAGCGTGTACGCGCTGTCCGAGAAGCAGCACCAGAAGTTAAAATTGTACTGGATGCCAATGAAGCTTGGACAGGGTTGAACCTCGAAGAGTTGTTCAATCAGCTGACTGAGTTTGATATCGCGATGATTGAGCAACCTTTACCACAACAGCATGATGCCTCGCTGGCACACATCAAGCATCCTATCCCACTGTGTGCTGATGAAAGCTGCCATACCACTTCTCAACTGTCTTCGTTGTTGGGTAAGTATGAAATGGTCAACATCAAGCTTGATAAAACCGGTGGTTTGACAGAAGCATTAGCACTGGCCGAAGAAGCGCAAAGGCTTGGCTTTACTCTGATGTCTGGCTGTATGCTTGGCACTTCACTGGCAATGCGTGCAGCGCTGCCTATCGCGGTGCAATCGGAAATCGTCGACCTCGATGGCCCTGTATTACTTGGTCAAGACGTGTCGCCAGCACTGACTTATCAAGATGGGATGATCATTCTTTAA
- the dgcN gene encoding N-acetyltransferase DgcN, whose protein sequence is MSIAQPYLLFLGDVTDPLAAKTARGIHQWRPEICLGQLRLTVETVSLGLTDMTLQEAQTQGAKTLVIGTANPGGVIPDSWQPTILAAAEMGFEIASGMHQRLSEFSPLADMQQRGLTKLHDVRHFDGDLNVGNGKSRQGKRLLTVGTDCSVGKMFSALAIEKSLKQAGTSAQFKATGQTGILIEGSGISIDAVVADFISGAVEAISPEFTNHDWDIIEGQGSLFNPSFAGVSLGLLHGAQADALVLCHEVGRPHIRNLPHAKLPTIEQTIEANLQAARLTNSDVQLVGICLNTSAISIEDAEVLCQEWATLYQVPVTDPVRFGVQHITDHLRHSL, encoded by the coding sequence ATGTCTATCGCTCAACCTTACCTTCTTTTTCTTGGGGATGTTACTGACCCATTGGCCGCAAAAACAGCCCGTGGTATTCACCAATGGCGACCAGAAATCTGTCTCGGCCAACTGCGTTTAACAGTAGAGACAGTTTCTCTTGGTTTGACGGATATGACCTTACAAGAGGCACAAACGCAGGGAGCGAAAACGCTAGTGATTGGTACAGCAAACCCTGGCGGTGTTATTCCTGATTCGTGGCAGCCAACCATATTGGCAGCAGCAGAAATGGGATTTGAGATTGCATCTGGAATGCACCAACGACTGAGTGAATTTTCACCGCTTGCTGACATGCAACAGCGAGGATTGACTAAGCTTCATGATGTACGCCATTTTGATGGTGACCTGAATGTTGGTAATGGCAAGTCTCGCCAAGGTAAGCGTCTTCTCACGGTCGGTACCGATTGCTCTGTAGGTAAAATGTTTTCGGCGTTGGCCATTGAAAAATCGCTTAAACAAGCGGGAACATCTGCTCAGTTCAAAGCGACAGGACAGACCGGTATCTTGATTGAAGGCAGCGGAATTTCGATTGATGCTGTGGTTGCGGATTTTATTTCCGGCGCGGTCGAAGCGATTAGCCCTGAATTTACCAATCACGATTGGGACATCATTGAAGGCCAAGGTTCATTGTTCAATCCGTCTTTTGCGGGCGTGAGTTTGGGTTTATTGCATGGTGCACAAGCCGATGCTTTGGTGTTGTGTCACGAAGTAGGGCGACCACATATTCGCAACCTTCCTCATGCGAAATTGCCAACGATTGAACAGACCATTGAAGCTAACTTGCAAGCTGCGCGACTTACGAACTCGGACGTACAACTGGTTGGCATCTGTTTAAATACATCAGCAATTAGCATTGAAGATGCTGAGGTATTGTGCCAAGAATGGGCCACACTTTATCAAGTACCAGTGACGGATCCAGTTCGTTTTGGTGTACAACATATTACTGATCATTTGCGACATTCACTTTAA
- a CDS encoding LysR family transcriptional regulator, translated as MNLRQLEVFYAIMQTGTVSGAARNLHVSQPNVTRILAHTEQQLGFGLFERVKGRLVPTVEAKTLLPEAEKVYQQLGQFRSLTNKVKQGHQHLRIGAPPILATKLLTPVIAQMSREQEISFELLTANRDELCAGLLKHELDIAIAFGDEAPPAILSEMLLTESLKVLVPSNTVEQLPAELTLDDLINYPLPIIGLDSRDPLGLLLHQSLIARDEHYHHPMSVRGYSAAAELVKHQAGFAIVDPWTAEHYQNDESICVLPLQPDIQFSVSILCAEHTPQSISVKQFITSFKSNIYPIT; from the coding sequence GTGAACCTAAGACAGTTGGAAGTCTTCTACGCCATTATGCAGACCGGCACCGTATCTGGAGCCGCACGTAATCTGCATGTGTCACAACCTAACGTGACGCGTATTCTAGCGCACACAGAGCAACAACTCGGGTTTGGTTTATTTGAAAGAGTTAAAGGGCGTTTAGTACCAACGGTTGAAGCGAAAACTTTGTTACCGGAAGCGGAGAAGGTCTACCAACAACTGGGTCAATTTCGTTCTTTGACCAACAAAGTCAAGCAAGGCCATCAGCACCTGCGTATTGGTGCACCACCGATTCTGGCGACTAAATTGCTGACTCCGGTAATAGCCCAAATGTCTCGCGAACAAGAGATCTCTTTTGAGTTGCTGACTGCCAATCGCGATGAACTGTGTGCAGGGTTGTTAAAGCATGAGCTTGATATTGCTATCGCGTTTGGCGATGAAGCGCCGCCGGCTATATTAAGTGAAATGCTCTTAACCGAGTCACTCAAGGTTTTGGTTCCATCCAATACGGTTGAGCAGTTACCGGCAGAATTAACGCTAGATGATCTGATCAATTATCCGCTGCCAATCATCGGGCTTGATAGCCGCGATCCATTAGGCCTCCTGTTACATCAAAGCCTTATTGCGCGAGATGAGCATTATCACCATCCGATGTCTGTACGTGGATACAGCGCGGCGGCGGAACTAGTGAAGCACCAAGCAGGGTTTGCGATCGTTGACCCGTGGACTGCGGAGCACTATCAAAACGATGAGTCGATTTGTGTGTTGCCATTGCAACCTGATATTCAATTCTCGGTTTCTATACTTTGCGCAGAGCACACTCCTCAGTCTATTTCTGTTAAGCAGTTCATCACTTCATTCAAGAGCAATATTTACCCTATAACCTAA
- a CDS encoding SGNH/GDSL hydrolase family protein, with protein sequence MEDMQLLAALQQNPVLDLYQLFQEVGQNRSLYALLEKLSSLKEHHQLSTRLSPFKPHIEGLLAQFDSTTPDSDILKAVALQSEIQQRGHSMSRYIMTSDNHRHFSPNADLVMFGDSITEWAPWADIFRDVSMVNRGLAGDTTTGMLRRIDTTLNVKPKLVCFMAGINDLAQGYDVDHIYQNYIDMLKVWQENDIRILVQSTLYVGSKLQGLNPSVELLNRKVSEYCSQQGIAFLDVNSVLSPNQLLSNEYSCDDLHLNAKAYQVWAEVLQPAITELLK encoded by the coding sequence ATGGAAGACATGCAATTACTTGCCGCGCTACAACAAAATCCTGTCCTCGATCTGTATCAGTTATTCCAAGAAGTTGGTCAAAACCGCTCTTTGTATGCATTACTAGAAAAGCTATCTTCCCTTAAAGAACACCATCAACTGAGTACTCGTCTTAGCCCTTTTAAGCCTCACATTGAAGGGTTGTTGGCTCAATTTGATAGCACCACACCGGACAGTGACATCCTCAAGGCAGTCGCTCTTCAGTCTGAGATTCAACAACGAGGCCACAGCATGAGTCGTTACATCATGACATCTGACAACCATCGTCATTTTTCTCCAAACGCAGATTTAGTGATGTTTGGTGACTCGATCACCGAGTGGGCTCCGTGGGCGGATATTTTCCGTGATGTCTCAATGGTCAATCGTGGCCTAGCAGGCGATACCACAACGGGGATGTTGCGCCGCATTGATACCACCTTGAATGTGAAGCCAAAACTGGTGTGCTTTATGGCAGGGATAAACGATTTAGCTCAGGGTTATGATGTCGACCATATCTACCAGAACTACATTGATATGCTTAAGGTGTGGCAAGAAAACGATATTCGAATCTTGGTGCAATCAACGCTTTATGTTGGATCCAAACTGCAAGGTTTGAATCCGTCGGTTGAACTGCTCAATAGAAAGGTAAGCGAGTACTGTTCTCAGCAAGGCATTGCGTTCTTAGATGTGAATTCAGTTTTGTCGCCTAATCAGCTTCTGTCGAATGAATACTCGTGTGATGACCTGCATTTGAATGCTAAAGCTTATCAAGTTTGGGCTGAGGTACTTCAACCTGCGATAACTGAGCTACTAAAATAG